From a region of the Brachionichthys hirsutus isolate HB-005 chromosome 9, CSIRO-AGI_Bhir_v1, whole genome shotgun sequence genome:
- the mafaa gene encoding LOW QUALITY PROTEIN: transcription factor MafAa (The sequence of the model RefSeq protein was modified relative to this genomic sequence to represent the inferred CDS: inserted 2 bases in 1 codon; deleted 1 base in 1 codon), which produces MATELAMSAELPSSPLAIEYVNDFDLMKFEVKKEPPEAERYGHRLPSGSLSSTPISTPCSSVPSSPSFCAPSPGAQPHQSLGGGGGGXRGKPPLEDLYWIPSYQHHINPEALNLTPEDAVEALIGNAHHHQHHQAYDGFRSQQYVGEDLSTASGGHHLHQAHHHHHHHHARLEERFSDEQLVSMTVRELNRQLRGFSKEEVIRLKQKRRTLKNRGYAQSCRFKRVQQRHMLETEKCTLQSQVEQLKQDVARLAKERDAYKEKYEKLASRSYGPRDASGKQAGAGAGAGAGAGADFFM; this is translated from the exons ATGGCCACCGAGCTCGCCATGAGCGCGGAGCTGCCCAGCAGCCCGCTGGCCATCGAGTACGTGAACGACTTCGACCTGATGAAGTTCgaggtgaagaaggagcccCCGGAGGCGGAGCGCTACGGGCACCGCCTCCCGTCGGGCTCGCTGTCCTCCACCCCGATCAGCACG CCCTGCTCCTCCGTGCCGTCATCGCCGAGCTTCTGCGCCCCGAGCCCCGGAGCGCAGCCCCACCAGAGCCTcggcggggggggcggcgg gcgGGGGAAGCCCCCGCTGGAGGATCTGTACTGGATCCCGAGCTACCAGCACCACATCAACCCCGAGGCGCTCAACCTGACCCCGGAGGACGCGGTGGAGGCCCTCATCGGGAACGCGCACCACCATCAGCACCACCAGGCCTACGACGGCTTCCGTTCGCAGCAGTACGTGGGCGAGGACCTGTCCACGGCCTCGGGGGGGCACCACCTGCACCAggcccaccaccaccaccaccaccaccacgcccGCCTGGAGGAGCGCTTCTCGGACGAGCAGCTGGTCAGCATGACGGTGCGCGAACTCAACCGGCAGCTGCGCGGCTTCAGCAAGGAGGAGGTGATCCGCCTGAAGCAGAAACGGCGCACCTTGAAGAACCGCGGGTACGCGCAGTCCTGCCGCTTCAAGCGCGTCCAGCAGAGACACATGCTGGAGACCGAGAAGTGCACGCTGCAGAGCcaggtggagcagctgaagcaggACGTGGCGCGCCTCGCCAAGGAGCGGGACGCGTACAAGGAGAAGTACGAGAAGCTGGCCAGCCGGTCCTACGGCCCGAGAGACGCGTCCGGGAAGCaggccggtgccggtgccggtgccggtgccggtgccggcgCGGACTTCTTCATGTGA